The following proteins are encoded in a genomic region of Gimesia algae:
- a CDS encoding ArsR/SmtB family transcription factor, with translation MKEKTREQYEARAKIAKAMAHPSRLQMLDLLQKQEMCVNDISEKVGADQSTVSKHLSILKEVGLVGSRKEGTLSYYRVTCGCLDGFFSCMETVLLNDLEGRKQSAK, from the coding sequence ATGAAGGAAAAAACGCGGGAACAATATGAAGCGCGTGCTAAAATTGCGAAAGCGATGGCGCATCCCAGTCGACTGCAGATGCTGGACCTTCTGCAGAAGCAGGAGATGTGCGTAAACGATATCTCGGAGAAAGTGGGAGCAGATCAATCCACGGTTTCCAAGCATCTCTCGATTCTCAAGGAAGTCGGACTGGTTGGTTCTCGCAAAGAGGGGACCCTCAGCTACTACCGTGTTACGTGTGGCTGCCTGGATGGTTTCTTCTCCTGTATGGAAACGGTGCTCCTCAACGATCTGGAAGGTCGTAAACAGTCAGCGAAATAA
- a CDS encoding c-type heme family protein produces MLRIVTALGTMVLLYTFVGSGFVAADPPAKQRETAPSEAALKRTRKMVNMLDEIYKTAIVLITDKYVNDDDDFPAGSAFVALFKSMDQKGYHKVRLIDLTGEPFEEANVAEDEFEKEGGKQLKSGKAYVEKIVYKKGKPYLRAMTPVPVVMQKCVMCHPHYADVKKGVPIGAMTYTVPID; encoded by the coding sequence ATGTTACGAATTGTGACTGCGCTTGGCACAATGGTTTTACTTTACACATTCGTGGGAAGTGGCTTTGTGGCAGCTGACCCGCCTGCCAAACAGAGAGAGACAGCTCCCAGTGAAGCCGCTCTCAAACGAACCCGAAAAATGGTTAACATGCTCGATGAAATCTATAAAACGGCCATCGTGTTAATTACCGACAAATATGTGAATGATGACGATGATTTTCCGGCAGGTAGCGCATTCGTAGCGCTCTTCAAATCCATGGATCAAAAAGGTTACCACAAAGTACGTCTGATCGATCTGACCGGCGAACCGTTTGAAGAAGCGAACGTCGCAGAAGATGAATTCGAGAAAGAAGGCGGAAAGCAATTGAAATCTGGTAAAGCCTATGTCGAGAAGATCGTTTACAAAAAAGGCAAACCTTACCTGCGTGCGATGACTCCTGTTCCCGTTGTCATGCAGAAATGTGTCATGTGCCATCCCCATTATGCGGATGTTAAGAAAGGCGTTCCCATCGGCGCCATGACCTACACCGTTCCCATCGATTAG